The proteins below come from a single Streptomyces spongiicola genomic window:
- a CDS encoding chaplin, whose protein sequence is MRMRIASTVAALAVTGVLAGAGSAVADSGASATAFGSPGVLSGNVIQIPVHVPLNVCGNSIGVVSLLNPAVGNVCING, encoded by the coding sequence ATGCGCATGCGAATCGCGTCCACCGTGGCCGCCCTCGCCGTGACCGGTGTGCTCGCCGGCGCCGGCAGCGCCGTGGCGGACAGTGGGGCGTCGGCCACGGCGTTCGGCAGCCCGGGTGTGCTGTCGGGCAACGTCATCCAGATCCCCGTGCACGTTCCGCTGAACGTGTGCGGCAACTCGATCGGTGTCGTCAGCCTGCTCAACCCGGCCGTCGGCAACGTCTGCATCAACGGCTGA
- a CDS encoding GNAT family N-acetyltransferase, producing the protein MKSPGVQLREITDDNRDAVRSLRVRRNQKQFVASVSKSLKEAAKTPGAHPWYRAVYRGDEPVGFVMLAWKPPTGPFRGRHFLWRLLVDKRYQRLGIGREVLAQVAALVRADGATELLTSYEPGDGEPWPFYRKLGFRPTGEIDDGEIVLRLTFPAG; encoded by the coding sequence ATGAAGTCCCCGGGTGTGCAGCTACGGGAGATCACCGACGACAACCGGGACGCCGTTCGCTCCCTTCGGGTCCGGCGGAACCAGAAGCAGTTCGTCGCCTCCGTGTCCAAGTCGCTGAAGGAGGCGGCGAAGACGCCCGGGGCGCACCCGTGGTACCGGGCCGTCTACCGCGGTGACGAGCCGGTCGGGTTCGTGATGCTGGCGTGGAAACCGCCCACCGGTCCCTTCCGGGGACGGCACTTCCTCTGGCGCCTCCTCGTCGACAAGAGGTACCAGCGGCTGGGCATCGGCCGCGAGGTCCTCGCCCAGGTGGCCGCGCTGGTCCGTGCCGACGGCGCCACCGAACTGCTGACCAGCTATGAGCCCGGCGACGGTGAACCGTGGCCGTTCTACCGGAAGTTGGGGTTCCGACCCACCGGCGAGATCGACGACGGGGAGATCGTGCTGCGGCTCACCTTCCCTGCCGGATGA
- a CDS encoding type I polyketide synthase produces MNSVERNVDLVIGITPFGEPDARLATAVSRAGGLGVLDLGQGDRRARDALAAVRRWAPGRYGVRIGPRCRPGPGELLPELGSPGGPDTVVLAPDSSWGPSAVPPDIRLRVLVEVTGPESARRAVDSGADGLIARGSECGGPVGELSTFVLLQQLLSADGPGVPVWACGGIAPRTAAAAVVGGAAGVVLDTQLALLAESQLPGEAAALLRTADGSQTVVSGGRRTLRRRGPAGRSAGTGDASDQPPGLPAGQDAGLAALFAERWGDAGRAVRAVAGAVRDAVTDGAGDGAAVRALGPDSPMSRALGTRLPVAQGPMTRVSDGADFAAAVAGDGALPFIALALAGAERSTAMLEQARQVLHGRPWGVGILGFAPEETRAAQLAAVRAAGPTHAIVAGGRPSQARMLEEAGIKAFLHVPSPGLLRQFLDAGARRFVFEGAECGGHVGPRNSFPLWEAQLAVLEDFLDGLARQGDEQARATAGRIEVFLAGGIHDERSAAMAAALAAPLTARGCAVGTLMGTAYLFTEEAVAHGAVRPLFQRRVLEAERTSLLETAPGHATRCVPSPFSESFGALSVRMREEGLAEREVWERLERLNVGRLRIAAKGVERTAEGGLGTVGEERQLAEGMFMAGEVAVLRSATTTLAGLHSAVTEGAARFLTDRASALASGTGLGGRAEARTRPEPPRPLDVAVVGMACMFPGAPDLASFWANVLDGVDSVGEVPRDRWDPDVHGVEAGGAVISRWGGFLPPIPFDALRYGIPPASLGSIEPVQLLALEAARRALDDAGLGDGGRTFDRTRTGVVFGAEPGSDLSHATTLRAVLPSYLGEVPKGLEEQLPPLTEDSFPGMLANVISGRIANRLDLGGPNFTVDAACASSLAAVDVACKELVAGTSDIMLCGGADLHNGINDYLLFSSVHALSPTGRCRAFDGSADGITLGEGVACVVLKRLADAERDGDRVYGVVKGIGSSSDGRSLGLTAPRPEGQRRALERAHRNAGTSPAEVGLVEAHGTGTVVGDRTELGVLTEVFEEAGAAPGGCVLGSVKSQIGHTKCAAGLAGLIKTVMALHTGVRPPTLHLERPNAAWEEDRGPFVFHREALPWAAPPERRMAGLSAFGFGGTNFHVVLGAHGGGAPPPHGRAAWPAELFLFRGADAAAARRAAEWLLQTASPAGDGTGGWRLRDLALAASRRAETDRGPVRIAVVAEDPEGLRLRLRRALDGEHDPAAGVHLADDEAPAAGAPGTADAVGAVGAVGAVGAVGAVGAVGAVGAVRTVGAAKTAGTAETAGTAGAADDGPRSGRGVGRVAFLFPGQGSQRTGMFAGLFGAFPELQHLLALDGGTSSALYPPAAFTEAASGRRTAALTDTRAAQPALGMAGLAAYTLLNRAGVVPDMAAGHSYGELVALSAAGVVDPETLLTLSSERAAAILAAAGDDPGAMAAVAASPADVERILGTTGSRGEGRGGHGGDGAPGGLPDGGLPDGGLPDGGLPDGGLPDGGLLGGGLVVANRNTPRQTVVSGPTAAVDTALRLLRDAGLGAKRLPVACAFHSPLVAAAGERFARTLSEHPLRAPEFPVWSNRTAAPYPASPGGIRAELAAQIGAPVRFAEQVEAMYAAGARVFVECGPGRALTGLVADILGDRPHLTVACAPRPGSGLPDLLDALARLAVAGLPVATGWMFRGRDAVDPSRAGRERPAGWTVDGHLVRAASGELLPGALAPARRVAEATVTSQHGGWAGEDAATGRDALVSEFLRTSREMVAAQRDVLLTYFGGRASGDPLPAPAADPSASATPARSPYTRDSGTTTGRIPGPQPGTPGTAETAGTAETAGTAASGGDAEAAVPRSGADVLHMIVDIISERTGYPADMVEPGLDLEADLSIDSIKRTEIVGELAGRLAAAGAMPADSGPLDDTAMEELSRARTAETLAARIRALLPDAGEEACDGPAAPVALRSPLPAAVPAATGDVDADGPVPAAVPFPFPAPAGPGERPHPSDLSRAADAADAINPADAINPADAISPGNPGDAWNAEQTGVFKDARSTGNAGSIGNAGNAGDTPDAGDFRGLSDPAGTAGPSKTAGTPGTADPSETASPAGTADPSETASPAGTADPSETAGSGNTADSVGTGATGAAQAPPAAAVPPVAAPRRLRARKVPLAGGPGATAPAALRGRRFALLGDGDGALAGTAGALAAELERHGALPVVLGTGREPLPPEGLDPFDGIVLLDPLAVSGPPVLPAAFQSVKAALACRPARLVAVRLAEEGRAAGRSAGLRGLFRTIAREYPDTEATVLDLDPGGGAGRLRTPDGAAAAVVEELGAAGGTPVVVRDADGRHGWELAEAPLGLTALTGAGPAGEGAAEAAALGLDEDSVVLFTGGARGITAACAVALARASRCRVELLGRTPAPTGPEDPLTAAARDRSALRSVLAAQGGYGSPADVDRAAGLLLAQREISATLTALEAAGSRVRYRGADCRDSAAVLQAVKEIHADHGRLDGVVHAAGVIEDRLIADKSAESFERVYRTKADGAAALLSALDELPDGGPSFVVLFGSISAVLGNRGQADYAAANDALETLGDQWGARTGRRALTVHWGPWAPGGLHTGMVQPELARAYAERGITLIDPEEGPLALLRELAWGGPETGAVVHTASEW; encoded by the coding sequence ATGAATTCGGTAGAGCGCAATGTGGACCTGGTCATCGGAATCACCCCCTTCGGTGAACCTGACGCCCGCCTCGCCACCGCGGTGAGCCGCGCCGGTGGGCTCGGAGTGCTCGACCTGGGGCAGGGCGACCGGAGGGCGAGAGATGCCCTGGCGGCGGTGCGCCGATGGGCACCCGGGCGCTACGGCGTGCGGATCGGCCCCCGCTGCCGGCCCGGCCCCGGGGAACTCCTCCCGGAACTCGGCTCCCCGGGCGGTCCGGACACGGTGGTGCTCGCGCCGGACTCCTCCTGGGGTCCGTCCGCGGTCCCGCCGGACATCCGGCTCCGCGTACTGGTGGAGGTGACCGGGCCGGAGTCGGCCCGCCGTGCCGTGGACTCCGGGGCCGACGGCCTGATCGCACGCGGCAGCGAGTGCGGGGGCCCCGTCGGCGAGCTGAGCACCTTCGTACTGCTCCAGCAGCTCCTCTCGGCGGACGGGCCGGGGGTTCCGGTGTGGGCCTGCGGCGGGATCGCACCGCGCACCGCGGCGGCCGCCGTGGTGGGCGGGGCCGCCGGGGTGGTGCTGGACACCCAGCTTGCCCTGCTGGCCGAGTCGCAGCTGCCCGGGGAGGCCGCGGCGCTCCTGCGGACGGCCGACGGCTCGCAGACCGTGGTGTCCGGCGGCCGCCGTACGCTGCGCCGGCGCGGCCCCGCCGGGCGGTCCGCGGGCACCGGCGACGCGTCCGACCAGCCCCCCGGCCTGCCCGCGGGGCAGGACGCCGGCCTCGCGGCCCTGTTCGCCGAGCGCTGGGGGGACGCCGGCCGCGCGGTCCGCGCGGTGGCCGGTGCCGTGCGGGACGCCGTGACCGACGGCGCGGGCGACGGCGCCGCGGTCCGGGCCCTGGGGCCGGACTCGCCGATGAGCCGGGCCCTCGGGACCCGGCTGCCGGTCGCCCAGGGCCCGATGACCCGGGTGAGCGACGGCGCCGATTTCGCCGCCGCCGTCGCCGGCGACGGGGCTCTGCCCTTCATCGCCCTCGCGCTCGCGGGTGCGGAGCGCTCGACGGCGATGCTGGAGCAGGCACGGCAGGTCCTGCACGGCAGGCCCTGGGGGGTCGGCATCCTGGGTTTCGCGCCCGAGGAGACGAGGGCCGCCCAGCTGGCCGCGGTCCGGGCGGCCGGTCCCACCCACGCGATCGTGGCGGGCGGCCGGCCGTCCCAGGCCCGGATGCTGGAGGAGGCCGGGATCAAGGCGTTCCTCCACGTGCCCTCGCCGGGCCTGCTGCGGCAGTTCCTCGACGCCGGTGCCCGCCGGTTCGTCTTCGAGGGCGCCGAGTGCGGCGGCCATGTCGGCCCCCGCAACAGCTTCCCCCTCTGGGAGGCCCAGCTGGCGGTGCTGGAGGACTTCCTCGACGGGCTCGCCCGGCAGGGGGACGAGCAGGCGCGGGCCACCGCCGGGCGGATCGAGGTCTTCCTCGCGGGCGGCATCCACGACGAGCGCTCCGCCGCGATGGCGGCCGCGCTCGCCGCCCCGCTGACCGCGCGCGGCTGCGCGGTGGGCACCCTGATGGGCACGGCGTACCTGTTCACCGAGGAGGCGGTCGCCCACGGCGCCGTCCGGCCGCTCTTCCAGCGCCGGGTGCTGGAGGCTGAACGCACCTCGCTCCTGGAGACGGCGCCCGGCCATGCCACCCGCTGTGTGCCGAGCCCGTTCAGCGAGTCGTTCGGCGCCCTGTCGGTCCGCATGCGCGAGGAGGGACTCGCCGAACGGGAGGTCTGGGAGCGGCTGGAGCGGCTGAACGTCGGCAGGCTGCGGATCGCGGCCAAGGGCGTGGAGCGCACCGCCGAAGGCGGCCTCGGGACGGTCGGCGAGGAACGCCAGCTCGCGGAGGGAATGTTCATGGCCGGCGAGGTGGCGGTGCTGAGGTCGGCCACCACCACCCTCGCGGGGCTGCACTCCGCCGTCACCGAGGGCGCGGCGCGCTTCCTCACCGACCGGGCATCCGCACTGGCGTCCGGCACCGGGCTCGGCGGGCGGGCGGAAGCCCGGACCCGACCGGAGCCGCCGCGCCCGTTGGACGTCGCGGTGGTCGGCATGGCCTGCATGTTCCCGGGTGCACCCGACCTGGCGTCGTTCTGGGCCAACGTCCTCGACGGGGTCGACTCGGTCGGGGAAGTGCCCCGCGACCGCTGGGATCCCGATGTGCACGGCGTCGAGGCGGGCGGTGCGGTCATCTCCCGCTGGGGCGGGTTCCTGCCTCCGATCCCCTTCGACGCACTGCGCTACGGCATCCCTCCCGCCTCTCTGGGCAGCATCGAGCCCGTGCAGCTGCTGGCCCTCGAGGCCGCGCGGCGGGCGCTGGACGACGCGGGGCTGGGTGACGGCGGCAGGACCTTCGACCGCACGCGGACGGGTGTGGTGTTCGGCGCCGAGCCGGGCAGCGACCTGTCCCACGCGACCACGCTGCGCGCGGTGCTCCCCTCGTACCTCGGCGAGGTGCCGAAGGGCCTGGAGGAGCAGTTGCCGCCGCTGACCGAGGACTCGTTCCCCGGGATGCTCGCCAATGTGATCTCCGGGCGGATAGCGAACCGGCTCGACCTGGGCGGGCCGAACTTCACCGTCGACGCGGCCTGCGCCTCCTCCCTCGCGGCGGTGGACGTCGCCTGCAAGGAACTGGTCGCGGGCACCAGCGACATCATGCTGTGCGGAGGCGCCGACCTGCACAACGGCATCAACGACTATCTGCTGTTCTCCTCGGTGCACGCCCTCTCCCCCACGGGCCGCTGCCGGGCCTTCGACGGCTCGGCCGACGGGATCACCCTCGGGGAGGGCGTGGCGTGCGTGGTGCTGAAGCGGCTGGCCGACGCGGAGCGGGACGGCGACCGCGTGTACGGGGTGGTCAAGGGCATCGGCAGCTCCAGTGACGGCCGGTCCCTGGGGCTGACGGCGCCGCGCCCCGAGGGGCAGCGCAGGGCCCTGGAGCGGGCGCACCGCAACGCGGGGACATCGCCCGCCGAGGTGGGGCTGGTGGAGGCCCACGGGACGGGCACCGTCGTCGGCGACAGAACCGAACTGGGCGTCCTCACCGAGGTGTTCGAGGAGGCGGGCGCCGCCCCGGGCGGCTGTGTCCTGGGGTCGGTCAAGTCCCAGATCGGGCACACCAAGTGCGCTGCGGGCCTGGCCGGGCTGATCAAGACGGTGATGGCCCTGCACACCGGCGTACGGCCGCCCACCCTGCACCTGGAGCGGCCCAACGCCGCCTGGGAGGAGGACCGCGGCCCGTTCGTCTTCCACCGCGAGGCGCTGCCGTGGGCCGCGCCACCCGAGCGGCGGATGGCGGGCCTGAGCGCGTTCGGCTTCGGAGGCACCAACTTCCATGTGGTGCTCGGCGCTCACGGCGGCGGGGCGCCGCCCCCGCACGGGCGTGCCGCGTGGCCCGCGGAGCTGTTCCTGTTCCGCGGGGCGGACGCGGCGGCCGCCCGCCGGGCCGCGGAGTGGCTGCTGCAGACGGCTTCGCCGGCCGGGGACGGGACCGGCGGGTGGCGGCTGCGGGATCTGGCGCTCGCCGCGTCGCGGCGCGCCGAGACGGACCGGGGCCCGGTGCGGATCGCCGTCGTGGCGGAGGATCCCGAGGGGCTGCGCCTGCGGTTGCGGCGCGCCCTGGACGGTGAACACGATCCGGCTGCCGGTGTCCACCTCGCCGATGACGAGGCGCCGGCCGCGGGCGCCCCCGGCACGGCGGACGCAGTGGGCGCAGTGGGCGCAGTGGGCGCAGTGGGCGCAGTGGGCGCAGTGGGCGCAGTGGGCGCAGTGGGCGCAGTGCGTACGGTTGGCGCGGCGAAAACGGCCGGCACAGCGGAAACGGCGGGAACGGCCGGCGCGGCGGACGATGGGCCCCGGAGCGGGCGCGGCGTGGGCAGGGTCGCCTTCCTCTTCCCCGGGCAGGGCAGCCAGCGTACGGGCATGTTCGCCGGCCTCTTCGGTGCCTTCCCCGAGTTGCAGCACCTGCTGGCGCTCGACGGCGGCACGTCGTCCGCGCTGTATCCCCCGGCCGCCTTCACGGAGGCGGCGAGCGGGCGCCGCACCGCCGCCCTCACCGACACCCGGGCAGCGCAGCCGGCGCTCGGCATGGCGGGCCTCGCCGCTTACACGCTGCTGAACCGGGCCGGGGTCGTCCCCGACATGGCGGCGGGCCACAGCTACGGGGAACTGGTCGCCCTGAGCGCCGCCGGGGTGGTGGATCCCGAGACCCTGCTGACGCTCAGCTCGGAACGGGCCGCCGCGATCCTCGCGGCGGCCGGGGACGACCCGGGGGCCATGGCGGCGGTGGCCGCCTCCCCGGCTGACGTCGAGCGGATCCTGGGCACCACCGGCAGCCGCGGCGAGGGCCGCGGCGGACACGGCGGCGACGGCGCGCCCGGCGGACTCCCGGACGGCGGACTCCCGGACGGCGGACTCCCGGACGGCGGACTCCCGGACGGCGGACTCCCGGACGGCGGGCTCCTGGGCGGCGGGCTCGTCGTGGCCAACCGCAACACACCGCGGCAGACGGTGGTCTCCGGTCCCACCGCCGCGGTCGACACCGCGCTGCGGCTGCTGCGCGACGCCGGACTCGGGGCGAAGCGCCTGCCGGTGGCGTGCGCTTTCCACAGCCCGCTGGTCGCGGCGGCGGGTGAGCGGTTCGCCCGGACGCTGAGTGAACACCCGCTGCGGGCACCGGAGTTCCCGGTGTGGTCGAACCGTACCGCGGCGCCCTACCCGGCCTCCCCCGGCGGGATCCGCGCGGAACTGGCCGCGCAGATCGGTGCGCCCGTGCGGTTCGCCGAGCAGGTCGAGGCGATGTACGCGGCAGGAGCCCGGGTCTTCGTCGAGTGCGGCCCGGGAAGAGCGCTGACCGGGCTGGTGGCCGACATCCTCGGGGACCGGCCGCATCTGACCGTCGCCTGCGCTCCCCGGCCGGGGAGCGGACTGCCGGACCTCCTCGACGCGCTGGCCCGGCTCGCGGTGGCCGGGCTGCCGGTCGCCACCGGATGGATGTTCCGCGGACGCGACGCGGTGGACCCGAGCCGGGCCGGGCGCGAGCGGCCCGCCGGATGGACGGTCGACGGACACCTCGTCCGTGCCGCGTCCGGTGAACTCCTGCCCGGTGCGCTGGCACCGGCCCGACGTGTCGCGGAGGCGACTGTGACGAGTCAACACGGGGGCTGGGCGGGCGAGGACGCCGCGACCGGCCGGGACGCGCTGGTCTCGGAGTTCCTGCGGACGAGCAGGGAGATGGTGGCGGCGCAACGCGACGTCCTGCTGACGTACTTCGGCGGCCGGGCGTCCGGCGACCCGCTTCCCGCCCCGGCGGCCGACCCCTCCGCGTCCGCCACGCCCGCGCGCAGCCCGTATACACGGGACAGCGGCACCACCACCGGGAGGATTCCGGGGCCGCAGCCGGGGACGCCGGGTACTGCGGAGACGGCGGGAACGGCGGAGACGGCGGGAACGGCCGCCTCCGGCGGCGACGCGGAGGCGGCCGTGCCGCGGTCCGGCGCCGACGTGCTGCACATGATCGTGGACATCATCAGTGAGCGCACGGGCTATCCGGCCGACATGGTCGAGCCCGGTCTCGACCTGGAAGCGGATCTGAGCATCGACTCGATCAAGCGGACCGAGATCGTCGGAGAGCTGGCCGGACGGCTGGCCGCGGCCGGGGCGATGCCGGCGGACAGCGGTCCGCTGGACGACACCGCGATGGAGGAGCTGTCCCGGGCGAGGACCGCCGAGACCCTCGCTGCGAGGATCCGCGCCCTGCTGCCGGATGCCGGGGAGGAGGCGTGCGACGGGCCCGCGGCCCCCGTGGCCCTGCGGTCACCGCTGCCTGCCGCAGTGCCTGCCGCCACCGGGGACGTGGACGCCGACGGGCCGGTTCCGGCGGCCGTCCCGTTCCCGTTCCCGGCCCCGGCGGGGCCGGGAGAGCGACCGCATCCCTCGGACCTCTCCCGTGCCGCGGACGCCGCGGACGCCATAAACCCCGCAGACGCCATAAACCCCGCAGACGCCATCAGCCCCGGGAACCCCGGGGACGCCTGGAACGCCGAACAGACCGGGGTGTTCAAGGACGCCCGGAGCACCGGGAACGCAGGAAGCATCGGGAACGCCGGGAACGCCGGGGACACCCCGGACGCAGGGGACTTCAGGGGCCTCTCGGACCCCGCGGGCACCGCCGGCCCCTCGAAGACCGCAGGCACCCCGGGCACCGCCGACCCGTCGGAGACCGCAAGCCCCGCGGGCACCGCCGACCCGTCGGAGACCGCAAGCCCCGCAGGCACCGCCGACCCGTCGGAGACCGCGGGCAGCGGGAACACCGCGGACTCCGTCGGCACCGGGGCGACCGGAGCGGCGCAGGCCCCCCCGGCCGCGGCGGTCCCCCCGGTCGCGGCGCCGAGACGCCTCCGGGCGCGGAAGGTGCCCCTGGCCGGCGGTCCGGGGGCGACGGCGCCCGCGGCCCTGCGGGGAAGGCGGTTCGCACTGCTCGGCGACGGGGACGGCGCGCTCGCCGGGACCGCGGGTGCGCTCGCGGCGGAGCTGGAGCGGCACGGGGCCCTGCCCGTCGTCCTCGGCACCGGGCGGGAGCCGCTGCCGCCGGAGGGCCTCGACCCGTTCGACGGCATCGTCCTCCTCGACCCGCTGGCGGTGTCCGGACCGCCGGTCCTGCCGGCCGCCTTCCAGTCCGTGAAGGCCGCGCTGGCCTGCCGTCCCGCACGGCTGGTGGCCGTACGGCTGGCCGAGGAGGGCCGGGCGGCCGGGCGTTCGGCGGGGCTGCGCGGGCTCTTCCGCACCATCGCCCGGGAGTACCCGGACACCGAGGCGACGGTGCTCGACCTCGACCCGGGCGGCGGGGCCGGTCGGCTGCGCACGCCGGACGGCGCCGCCGCCGCGGTCGTCGAGGAGCTGGGTGCCGCCGGCGGCACGCCGGTCGTCGTGCGTGACGCCGACGGCCGTCACGGGTGGGAGCTGGCCGAGGCACCCTTGGGGCTGACGGCGCTGACCGGCGCGGGACCGGCCGGGGAGGGGGCGGCCGAAGCGGCGGCGCTGGGCCTCGACGAGGACTCCGTCGTCCTGTTCACCGGCGGGGCCCGGGGCATCACGGCGGCCTGCGCCGTCGCGCTGGCACGCGCCTCCCGTTGCCGCGTCGAACTGCTCGGCAGGACTCCCGCTCCCACCGGACCGGAGGACCCGCTGACGGCGGCGGCCCGCGACCGGTCGGCCCTGCGCAGCGTGCTCGCCGCACAGGGCGGCTACGGCTCCCCCGCCGACGTCGACCGGGCGGCCGGACTGCTCCTCGCACAGCGGGAGATATCCGCGACCCTGACCGCGCTCGAGGCCGCCGGGAGCCGGGTCCGCTACCGCGGTGCCGACTGCCGCGACTCCGCGGCCGTACTCCAGGCGGTGAAGGAGATCCACGCCGACCACGGGCGCCTCGACGGGGTCGTCCACGCGGCGGGGGTCATCGAGGACCGGCTCATCGCCGACAAGTCCGCCGAGTCCTTCGAGCGGGTCTACCGCACCAAGGCCGACGGGGCCGCCGCGCTGCTCTCGGCCCTCGACGAACTCCCCGACGGCGGGCCCTCGTTCGTGGTGCTGTTCGGCAGCATCTCCGCGGTGCTCGGCAACCGGGGCCAGGCGGACTACGCGGCGGCCAACGACGCCCTGGAGACCCTCGGCGACCAGTGGGGAGCCCGTACCGGACGGCGGGCGCTGACGGTCCACTGGGGCCCATGGGCCCCCGGCGGCCTCCACACCGGGATGGTCCAGCCGGAACTCGCCCGGGCCTACGCCGAGCGCGGGATCACCCTCATCGACCCCGAGGAGGGGCCACTCGCACTGCTACGGGAACTCGCCTGGGGCGGCCCGGAGACCGGGGCGGTCGTCCACACCGCCTCGGAGTGGTGA